From Eptesicus fuscus isolate TK198812 chromosome 13, DD_ASM_mEF_20220401, whole genome shotgun sequence, the proteins below share one genomic window:
- the CAVIN3 gene encoding caveolae-associated protein 3: MGESALDPGSAPRAPAEGPVHAVTVVTLLEKLATMLETLRERQGGLAQRQGGLAGSVSRIQSGLGALSRSHDTTSNTLAQLLAKAERVGSHADAAQERAVHRAAQVQRLEANHGLLVARGKLHVLLFKEEAEIPARAFQKAPEPLGPLEQSEPTPEQLEAEVGESSDDEPVESRARRLRRTGLEKVQSLRRALSGRKGPAAPTPVKPPRLGPGRSANGQPEEALPALEPKLEPEPPQDTEQDPGRPGAAQLAVLQIESAA, translated from the exons ATGGGGGAGAGCGCGCTGGACCCGGGGTCGGCGCCCCGAGCGCCGGCGGAGGGCCCGGTGCACGCCGTGACCGTGGTGACCCTGCTGGAGAAGCTGGCCACCATGCTGGAGACGCTGCGGGAGCGGCAGGGGGGCCTGGCGCAGAGGCAGGGCGGCCTGGCCGGCTCGGTGAGCCGCATCCAGAGCGGCTTGGGCGCGCTGAGCCGCAGCCACGACACCACCAGCAACACGCTGGCGCAGCTGCTGGCCAAGGCGGAGCGCGTGGGCTCGCACGCCGATGCCGCCCAGGAGCGCGCCGTGCACCGTGCCGCCCAGGTGCAGCGGCTGGAGGCCAACCACGGGCTGCTGGTGGCGCGCGGGAAGCTCCACGTCCTGCTCTTCAAG gaggaggctgaAATCCCAGCCAGAGCCTTCCAGAAGGCGCCGGAGCCCTTAGGCCCGCTGGAGCAGTCTGAGCCCACCCCAGAGCAGCTGGAGGCTGAAGTTGGGGAGAGCTCGGATGACGAGCCGGTGGAGTCCAGGGCGCGGCGGCTGCGGCGCACGGGTTTGGAGAAGGTACAGAGCCTGCGAAGGGCCCTTTCGGGCAGAAAAGGCCCTGCGGCGCCCACGCCTGTCAAGCCTCCCCGCCTTGGGCCTGGCCGGAGCGCTAATGGCCAACCCGAAGAAGCCCTGCCTGCGCTGGAGCCCAAGCTGGAGCCAGAACCTCCGCAGGACACCGAGCAAGATCCAGGGAGACCCGGGGCTGCCCAGCTGGCTGTGCTCCAAATAGAGAGTGCGGCCTGA